In Rhodamnia argentea isolate NSW1041297 chromosome 1, ASM2092103v1, whole genome shotgun sequence, the genomic window CCTGGTTGAGGTCTCTGGCATGACGAGTATTCCATGTTCTTCCAGGTTCTTGCACAGCTTCTGTACTGTCATGTTCAACCCTTTGTTGATATCAAAGTATATCTGCTCAAAGCAAAGAGTTGGATATCAGTCGTGTTAAGGAGCCATGCCTATTAAGCTTCAAAGAATATAATCACGTGAAGTAATGGGGATCTCTTTTTTCACTACTTGAACCAGCAATACTTACAATATTAGTCTCCACAGAAGCAACATTCACTGCTAGCCCTTTAATCTTGTTCAGTCCCTCTGAAGATGACATCACATATATGAGGAGCACACACACGATTAAGCAGCAAGTAAATTGCAATGATAGAGTAGGTGAACAATGTATGGAGTGAGGTGTCAAGTACCTGCCAAATTCTTTGCTTTCTTGTGATCACTTTCAAGCTTTCCAACATTTTCACGCACTGCAACAAGCGCAGCAGCACATAAGATGCCCACCTGCCTCATTCCACCGCCTAAGGTTTTCCTCAGCCTTCTAGCCTGAATTAATGAACTTGGAATCATCAGATTATTGAATTTGAATGAAAATAGGGAAGATTCATTTATAACATGCACACAGGTTAATACCTTTGCGATGAAGCTCTCGGAACCAACAATAACAGATCCAACAGGGGCGCCGAGACCTTTTGATATACAAATCTACCAACAGTTTGACCAAATTAATAGAGAAACATTTTCAGATGCAGTCCCAAGTAGAATCTTAGTCAAAATCAAACTCATGTGATGCCAAGTGAACGTACCGAAACTGAATCCGCAGCTTGTACCAGCCTATCTACCGGAACTCCAAGTGCCTAACAGAATAAGATGAATGCAACCATCATGGTTCATGTCAACATTGATGCAAGTATGTAAAATCATCTCTTGATAATTATCACTCACAACTGCGGCATTAAAGATCCGAGCCCCATCTATATGAAGCTTTAGACCGTGCTTCTTTGCCAATTGCCCGACTTTATCAGTATACTCAACAGACAAACATCTACCACCAGTACTGCATTCGGCAAAACGGATATCATGAGACAAgcagaaattaaaaagaataaagtcAATGGCAAAATGCTTCATCCAAGTTCCGGCACAACAATAGCTCCATGGACAAAATGCCAAAAGTAAATTAAAGAAATCCAGGGATAGACCTTCATAATCAGACCCAGTCACTAGCCCTCACTTCGGCATTATCTACCTCGAGTTCAAGGTAATTTTGGGCATGCCCAGCTCCCATATTGTAACATGAGGGCCTTGACAGATCAAGAGAAACTTTGGATACAGTTCTACCAGATAACAGAGACTATGTTAAACAAAGCACATAATTCACACGGTTGTAGTTCACGAGTTCAAATCTCCATGCCACAATTAGCTCAGAAGCAAACAACATTCTTTCTTCACTCAACAGAACAGAGTCAGTGACATCGAATGGCCTGAGGAGACTTTTAGGGAAAGCAAATTACTTTCAAGCAGGAATTGAGTGACTAAAGATTTATGTTTCACCAGCAGAAATAGCAATTCCCAACAAATTCTAGAAGAAACATAATCCAGTCAGACAAGCCAAACAGGGCCCTCAACTTTAGCAGAACCCAATGTGACGAATAGTGCACGAAAAGCTAACTAAGCACAATAACCTAATACAATCTTGCCAGAACATCTCATTTAAAAGGTTGATAGAAAGAGTTTCCTTACTTTGCATGTGAGTTCTCCAAGCATATAAGCCTAGTAGTAGGATACACAAGCGCCCCTTGTGGATCCCTTATGGCAGCTTCAATCAAATCAATATCCATGGTTCCATCCTCGTTATTCTTCACCGTCCTTGGATGAACACCTCCAATTGTGGAAATCCCTCCATTCTCGTAAATGTGTATGTGGCAGTTGTCTCCAAGAATGACTTCGCTGCCTCGGACCTCACAGTGAACAAGAACGCTGATTAGATTTCCCATAGTGCCTGATGGAACAAAGAGGCCCGCTTCTTTGCCAGTGATCTTCGCCAGCTCCGTTTCTAGTCGACGTGCTGTCGGGTCATAACACAAGACATCGTCATCGACTTTGGCATCGGCCATTGCTGCCCGCATTGCCTCGGTCGGCTTGGTGACGGTGTCGGAACGAAGATCCACGGTCTgagtcaccattttttttttcctggaaatAAGCAACGATGGGGGAAAATTAAAGGGGAATGACGGTATAAATATACAGAGACTCTTAAGCATCTGGTCGTTGAAGGATTTGAAAGGactaaaaaaggggaaattttgACAAACAGATGTGCTGCAACATACTTTTAGAAGTAGACAAATGCTAAGAATGATGCGAAAGGCACAAAAAGATGGTAACATGATTAGAAGCCCCCCCAACCACAAAAATCATCTCTGCTTCAAAATACCCATCACATGCAAGAATGAAATTTCGTTCCAGGGAGTTGATCTTCTTTAAAAATGTTCTCAAAAGAGGCCacttcatgcatattcatgctCATTTCTATACAAGCCACCAAAGCAATTCCAAATACGAACTCTGCATCTGATTGCGTGTGGAAGTTCTCATGATCATACCTGCTTGAGCCGAAAATGCAAACTTTATCTCCTGGTTGTTTGACACCAAAATCCAAACTTTGGGTGCGCTTAATtagcagagagagggagagagtgtgTGTGAGTGAGCGCTAAACGGGAGAAACCGCCACGTTCTCTGTCAGTCAAGGAAATGCTGAGAATTCACTAGAACCTGATACACACCCACCCAACAAAACGGAGCAAAACGGCAAAAAAACCCAACTTTTATTCAACGCATAATAAATGCCATAGCaaattcaaaacaatctcaaCATGAAGAGCATATCAGAAAGTTGCTATACAACACAGAGAAAATCAAAGAACCTCCTCGTACAGAAAATCAAAACGCATGAAATTTCATGAATGGAATGCTGAACGCACATCCAAGAAAAGCCCAGCCAAAACTCCGCGAGGAACAGACATGTGCTAATACGTACAAAAGCACTTCTGATCGGAGAGATGCGCGTCACACGTTGGCCCCCAAAGGAAACTACGCAGAGatcgaaagagaaaaaaaaatctgagccATTGGTTGTGGCATCCAGCAAGGCGGACACCAGTCTCATGCATGCAGTACAAGTGGTTGCTAAATCTCGTAGCTTTAGATCATGCCATTGCAATCTCGTGCTGTTTATTATTTTCccaaaagggaagaagaaagggaaaatcaaAGGAAAGCAAATCTCCCACGTCATTAGCTTATTACCTCAGAAGCCCACTTTCCGTAATCTGTGCAATCTGCTCTGGGAGCTAATGAGAGAAAGAATCCTCAGTCTGGACAgtcatcaataaaaaatattcattgtgGGTATTTAATTCTCATTTCTGAGGTTGGTAGACGAATTGGGTTTTGCTTGTTCCATTGAGAAGGTGGATCTTTCCTGGAACTTTGCTGCAGCCCCACAGTATGATGGTGGTGGCTTTCTAGATTTTTCTGGGCAAAGTAATGAGTCGTAGCAGCTTCCCGCTTCCTAGGAAAGAAAGATCAATTAGTTTCGAAAAGGTGCTTTCTTTTCGGCTCTTTTCCGTGGCTGAAGAAGTGGgcttttcaaacttttttttttttcaaagttgggTTCTTACGGCAAAAataggtccttttttttttgggtcaaatttcaAACGGTTCGTAGGTTAAACATTTAGTGATCTTTTGTGggagtttaaggttttttttttttttgtgcttctcTCCGACTGTATTTTGGGAGTGGGAATCAATTTTTGGAGTGATTTTGGATAAATGTGGAGATCGGTTCGACCATTCGTCCAATCTACAAATGAGGATGTTCGTGACGTAGCTTCATAAACTCTCCGAGATTATACCGTTCTCCTCtccgatttagatttaggtctaAATCCAAAGATTTTACTCTCCTGAATTAGATTTAGATATAGATACGAGAGTTTCTTTTAACATATTGATGTTGGTATTATCGCTTTACGATGGTGATGGAGATGTCGAATCCAGACGCGCATCGCAAGCAATTGCAAATTGGCGTGAGAGTTCTCGGTGTGTACTCATCACTGAATCTAGTAATCGGTAGCCGAAATTTTATGATGGCAGATCTATTCTTAGAGGATGAGTGTGTACTTCTAGCGGTAGAAtttgttttgttatttgttttctgatatttactctcttttttgcaGTTATTTAGAAGTTTGAAAGCATTTTATATGATTATCCTTATTAATGAATGGAATCTTTgtttgggaaaaagaagaagaagcaattctTAGGTTCACTTTGAGGCTGCTAAGAAAAAAAACAACGTAATGATTTTTGTCGGTCCATCTTCTTctaaaactccctatgaacaaATGGATCTGAATACTATCCAACAGAGTAGTCCCCAAATTATTCGTAAAAATTAACAATTCAACAAGAATCTTTGGAACCCCACCGATTCTCAGGATCCTCCTTCGGATGGGACCTAACGTCCAAAAGTTAGCTACAACTTGTCGTTTCTCTCCAGGAAAAGGGTCCCACTTCTAATCAAAGCCAGTCAACTTAAAATACGCAAAATTAATCTTTCTTCATTACAAATTCTTGAATACTATCATCAACTCTGACCGACAATCTCTTCTTGAGCACAAGACCCTTCATTTCCCTATCAAAAAATGATCCATTCATGAAACTACCCTCCTCCCCCTCCGCCCcccaaaaaagagaggaaaaaacaacACGTAGAATCTGAAAAAAGGGCCAGTTTCATTGTGTTACCAAGTAAGAGAACCAAGATAATAGCAGAACAAAGTAATTTAATCATTACTTacagaaggggaagaaaaatggCTGTACGATCGCTCTGCTTGACAAACTGTGGGAAGCCTACGGAGAATGTTCCAACTCCTTTGCAAGTTGCAATGAAGCAGGTGCAGGATCTATGCGTATAAATCAAAGTCGAAATTTTTAAAGTTGTACACGGCAAGCAAGAAGGAGTGGGTGTGGGTGGGAGAGGGTGGCTATTTATGCAGCTCTCCCATGGCGGCTTGTGCTTATCGGAGTAAtcaaaggaggaggatgaaATGTTTGgttttggctctctctctccctgatTAGCTGTGATCTTCATCTTGATGCAAGTGACTACTAAATAAGGGAGTTTGATCAATGCATTGAGGATGTCGTGGTCTGACTGCTTTTGACCGGTATTATTAGGAGAATCGAAAAAGGGATAAGAAGGGTGACATCAACTTGCCTTCTTATTCTTTTAAAGAAGTTTATTAATGAGGGCTCCAGACTCTAAGGGCGTGCAtcgcaacacttctgcttctgaaacaccatcagaagtagaagttgatttttcaacttctccatcaaaagttgatttctcataaaaaaagatgtttgataaaatttctacttctaaaatttttacttttaatcaaataccggcggcgaccggcggcggcgggggacCAACGGGCGGGCATTGGTCGGCGGGGTCGAAGAAGTGATTTCTGACGGCGAGAAGTAacaatttttaacttctcaaagttggccaaaaatccaaccggaagtagaaatctctttcagaagtagaaattcctacaagaagtcaatttttttaccaaacggatttcggtttcagaagcacttttgaagtgtctttaccaaacagatttcagCCTCGGAAGCACTTCTGACGCAGAAATTCAGCttctgaagtgttatcatgcgcgccctaggAGTGCATATGATAATACTTCTAAAAgtggatttctactccaaaagaatCGAAAAAAAGGATAGGAAGGATGATATCGACTTGTCTTGTTATTCTTTTAAAGAAGTTTATTAATGAAGGCTCTAGACTCTAAGGGTTCGCATGGTAACATTTCTAGAAGTGGATTTCTGTTCTAGAAGTACTTACGGAGTAAAAATCCGTTTCGTAATTTAACTTCTAAAacagaaattcttttgataaaactttttacttttgaaagaaatttctacttcggaaatgaaattattttccccctattttgagaaatttaaaaaaattactttttaactcaaaaagtacttctcGCTTTACctctttttattatgttttcacCCTTTTTTCGATTACGATTGCCTTCGCTTGGCACCGATCTTCGTCGCTGCCCACCGCTGGCTACCACTCCGCTAGCGACCACCGCCATCCACCACCCCCCACAACCAACCGCTAAccaccgccacccaccgccgacGTTCGCCGCTCGTCGCCCATCACTTCTTGCGACCATCGCCAACCATCGCTTGCCGCATTCCACTTTGCACCTTCGAGGGCTATCGCTCGCGACCGCCACCACCCACCGATCACCCTCTGCCCATCGCCTCTTGCGACCATCACCGTCCGCCGACCACCGCTTACTACGACCTCCATCAGCTGCCGCTCGCGACCACCACCAACCGTTAACTATCGTCCATTGCCGTCCACTACGGATCTCCCCAGGCCGCTTCACATCGCAGCCCGCAGTTGCTACCCCCGCCGACCTCTCGCCCGTCGGCCGCCATCCATTATCGCTTGCGACCACCGCTCACCGTTTGTCTACGCCAATGGTCGACCACCATTGCCAACGGCCGACCACCATTGCCCCTTGCCGCCAACCGTCGACCATTGCCTCGCCGACCACTGTCCCCACCCGTTGCCGTCGTCATCTCTGAttgccggagtaaaaaataaataataattttatatttttaaaaagtaaataatattttttaataataaattattttttaaagaaatttttaaaaaaatgaagtagaagttTTTCAAcaattgacaataatttttcatagaagattttgtgttattaATGTTTCGAAATTAGAAAGTTCCaattgttaccaaacgaattgcTCTGatcaaaaattaacttttggccATAAGTTGATTTATGAAGCGGAAGTGTTGCGATGTGCGCCCTAAAGCATTATCATATGCACTCTTAGAAATTAACTCAATTTAGTCGGATGAGAGGTTTGGTttggctttctctctctccttctctctctctctctctcattagcTGTGATCTTCATCCTTATGCAAGTGACTATTAAAAAAGGGAGTTTATCAATGCTTTGAGGATGTCATGGTCGACTGCTTTTGACCAGTGTTATTACGAGAATCGAAAAAGGGATAGGAAAGGTTACATCAACTTGCCTTTTATTCTTTTAAAGAAGTTTATTAATGAGGGCTCCAGACTTTGATGGTGCATATCGTAATACTTTTAGAAGTGGATTTCTACTATAGAAGAATCGAAAAAGAGATGGGAAGGGTGACATCAACTTgccttcttattctttttaagAAGTTTATTAATGACGGCTCCGGACTCTAAGAGTGCATATGATAATATTTCTGAAAGTAGATTTATACtctagaaaaatcgaaaaatggaTAGGAAGAGTGACATCAACTTGCCTTCTTATTCTTTTAAAGAAGTTTATTAATGAGGGCTCCGGACTCTAAGGGTGTGCATGGTAATACTtccggaagtggatttctgttTCGGAAGTggatttttgttctagaaatccgtttggtaatttaacttatgaaacaaaaattcatttggaaaaaatttttacttttgaaagaaatttctactttagaagtgaagttattttttttccttattttgaaaagttaaaaaaaattacttttcaactCAAAAAGTATTTCTCGCTTTATCTCTTTTTATTATGCCTTTACCCTTTTTTCAACTACGCTCGCCTTCGCCTGGCACCAATCTTCGTCACCACCCACCGTTGACCACCACTTGCAACCGCCCACCTTTGCACGCGACCACCGCCACCCATCGCCCCCCGCAACCAACAGCTAACCATCGCCACCCACCGTCGACGTCCGTCGGCCGCTGCCCATCACTTCTTGTGACCATCGTCAACCATTGCCCGCCGTCGCCCGCGCCGCCCACCGTGCACCTTCACGGGCCGTCGCTTGCAACCACCACCATCCACCGACCACCCCTTACCGCCAAtcaccgccgaccgccgcccatTGCCGCCcgcaaccaccgccgaccaccgcctaATACGACCTCCGTCGGCTGCCGCCGATGACACCATCAAGCGCCAACCATCACCCATCGTTGCCCACCGCAGACCTATGCTTGCCGCCGCACACCGCA contains:
- the LOC115726001 gene encoding low-specificity L-threonine aldolase 1-like, with product MVTQTVDLRSDTVTKPTEAMRAAMADAKVDDDVLCYDPTARRLETELAKITGKEAGLFVPSGTMGNLISVLVHCEVRGSEVILGDNCHIHIYENGGISTIGGVHPRTVKNNEDGTMDIDLIEAAIRDPQGALVYPTTRLICLENSHANTGGRCLSVEYTDKVGQLAKKHGLKLHIDGARIFNAAVALGVPVDRLVQAADSVSICISKGLGAPVGSVIVGSESFIAKARRLRKTLGGGMRQVGILCAAALVAVRENVGKLESDHKKAKNLAEGLNKIKGLAVNVASVETNIIYFDINKGLNMTVQKLCKNLEEHGILVMPETSTRVRLVVHHQISENDVHYVLSCFQRIMTGAPSENGI